One window of the Chitinophaga niabensis genome contains the following:
- a CDS encoding DNA cytosine methyltransferase: MNEVLDRPLSVPGIDGYNDFINQKIERLLEGENLRVLDLFSGCGGLSLGFSKAGYKVIAGIELDEEAAESHAINFHKDDPFFSQHARSRDIQVTDPEQLLKEIGLVGNPKAQVDVIIGGPPCQAFTRIGRAKLRETFSNQHAFLKDPRSQLYKQYLSYVKSLAPMAILMENVPDMLNYGGVNIAELVCDDLNELGFKCQYTLLNSAHYGVPQMRERMFLIAIHSSVNADILFPAPTHFIELPKGYHGSRNVALKYILSEETTARHYTAPPEPTAALPGAYSASDALSDLPLLTEHLENKMKRGAKKLDTPLPYSRLPQNGYQTLMRNWPGLPVVNTVCSNVIRFLPRDYPIFERMEPGDQYPEAIEVANILLTQKIRKEEKARGKPISKRSKKYEKLLKETIPPYDVSKFPNKWRKMEEDQPSRTLMAHLGKDSYSHIHYDSNQARTISVREAARLQSFPDGFKFAGAMNAAFRQIGNAVPPLMATSIAEAIRFTIETGIRCYRKRNLNT, translated from the coding sequence ATGAATGAAGTATTAGACCGGCCGTTATCAGTTCCCGGAATTGATGGATATAATGATTTTATTAACCAGAAAATAGAACGCCTTTTGGAGGGAGAGAATCTAAGGGTGTTGGATTTATTTTCCGGTTGCGGAGGATTGTCGCTGGGATTTAGTAAGGCAGGATACAAAGTCATTGCAGGGATTGAATTAGATGAAGAAGCTGCCGAATCACATGCCATAAATTTTCATAAAGATGATCCTTTTTTCTCTCAACATGCACGTTCAAGAGACATTCAGGTAACTGATCCTGAGCAGTTATTAAAAGAAATTGGTTTAGTTGGCAATCCTAAAGCCCAGGTGGATGTGATCATAGGAGGTCCTCCTTGCCAGGCCTTTACCAGAATAGGGCGGGCCAAACTGCGTGAAACTTTCAGTAATCAGCATGCATTCCTGAAAGATCCGAGAAGTCAGCTTTACAAGCAGTACCTCTCATATGTTAAATCCCTGGCACCGATGGCTATACTGATGGAAAATGTCCCGGATATGCTGAACTATGGAGGGGTTAATATTGCTGAGTTAGTATGTGATGATCTGAATGAATTAGGATTCAAATGTCAGTATACATTACTAAATTCAGCCCATTATGGCGTTCCGCAGATGAGGGAACGTATGTTTCTCATTGCTATTCATTCAAGTGTAAACGCTGATATTCTGTTTCCTGCGCCTACCCATTTTATTGAATTGCCAAAGGGGTATCATGGCTCAAGAAATGTGGCACTTAAATATATTTTGTCGGAAGAAACAACTGCCCGGCATTATACCGCTCCGCCGGAACCCACTGCTGCTCTGCCTGGTGCATATTCTGCCAGCGATGCGCTTTCCGATCTTCCATTACTGACAGAACATCTTGAAAACAAGATGAAAAGAGGTGCCAAAAAACTGGATACTCCACTACCATACAGCCGTCTTCCACAGAACGGTTATCAGACTTTAATGCGTAACTGGCCTGGCCTGCCAGTTGTCAATACCGTTTGCAGCAACGTTATCCGCTTCTTGCCGCGTGATTATCCTATTTTCGAAAGAATGGAGCCTGGAGATCAATATCCGGAAGCAATTGAAGTGGCCAACATATTGTTGACGCAAAAAATCAGGAAGGAAGAAAAAGCAAGGGGTAAACCTATTTCGAAGAGGTCAAAAAAGTATGAAAAATTGCTTAAAGAAACCATTCCGCCATATGATGTCAGCAAATTCCCAAATAAGTGGCGTAAAATGGAGGAAGATCAGCCTTCACGCACATTAATGGCGCACCTTGGTAAAGACAGCTATTCACATATTCATTATGATAGTAACCAAGCCCGCACTATTTCCGTCAGAGAGGCGGCCAGGTTACAATCATTCCCTGATGGTTTTAAGTTTGCCGGCGCAATGAATGCTGCGTTCAGGCAAATAGGTAATGCAGTACCTCCGTTGATGGCTACCAGCATTGCAGAAGCAATCAGGTTCACCATTGAAACCGGTATCCGATGTTATCGAAAAAGGAATTTGAACACCTGA
- a CDS encoding AIPR family protein, producing the protein MQKKIRRMKMRISIMATKANAELNNFAGFLAQEVSESMRQSGNGGFREAAFTQLAIEYLTDVNETGNARVCTAVHRTKSGSRLRQINGYGLWDNYETLDIFIADYNGTGIPYVLEKSSTTASINLALKYLNYMNKGDFNATEDAAEEREFQQNFISLKENLLRVRIILLTDGIVRKGMKTEKMHAGDLSVFTEIWDLERIFQIWSSQRKREAIEINIPERFAQKIRCLSIERSKKGYISYLSIVPGQLLADLYDAYGSRLLEQNVRVYLQNLGKVNKEIRRTILESPEMFLAYNNGISATATQLTVINDESSETGILKYIKGLQIVNGGQTTSSIYYARKKDRADLSQVYVQMKITLIDDDSQMEKVVARISKYANSQNKVSETDFSSNQAFHITLEELSRTTWASPVTGYQQTRWYYERVKGQYKEEINKAHTSKGKTDFKDRNPPHQVVRKEEFAKFRNAWYQAPYVVARGSQKNYLHFIEAEGKRTPTREYFKETAAIALLFNAGERLYGRKPLAMGDLRYLAVPYALAWLNYYTEGKIDLQEIWHQQVIPEELEAVLQDVLMNVNQYLQDKKPAEYALVSEWAKREICWQELKRYAPKNWGIALLSIRHLYRKDDDKTTTDEGALNAISDLSIEEWEKIEQIGKETGRLTLIQTGAISNIINNLRRQKPLTEQMVEMAAGILQIYNGGMRRR; encoded by the coding sequence ATGCAGAAGAAGATCCGGAGAATGAAAATGAGAATTAGTATTATGGCTACTAAAGCAAATGCAGAGCTGAATAATTTTGCTGGCTTTCTGGCCCAGGAAGTATCGGAATCCATGAGGCAGAGCGGAAATGGCGGTTTTCGGGAAGCAGCCTTTACTCAACTGGCGATTGAATACCTGACAGATGTAAATGAAACCGGGAATGCCAGAGTATGTACAGCTGTACATCGCACTAAAAGCGGAAGCAGGCTACGTCAGATCAATGGTTACGGGTTGTGGGACAATTATGAAACACTGGATATTTTTATCGCTGATTACAATGGCACAGGAATCCCTTATGTGCTGGAGAAAAGCAGTACCACCGCAAGTATCAATCTGGCATTGAAATACCTTAATTATATGAATAAAGGAGATTTTAATGCAACAGAAGACGCTGCGGAAGAACGTGAGTTTCAGCAGAATTTTATCAGCCTGAAGGAAAATTTACTGCGGGTTAGAATCATTCTGCTTACGGATGGAATTGTCCGAAAGGGAATGAAGACGGAAAAAATGCATGCTGGCGATTTGTCGGTATTCACGGAAATATGGGACCTGGAGCGGATTTTTCAGATTTGGTCTTCTCAACGCAAACGTGAGGCTATAGAAATTAATATTCCTGAGCGATTTGCACAGAAAATACGTTGCCTTTCGATTGAACGTAGTAAAAAGGGTTATATATCTTACCTCAGTATTGTACCTGGGCAATTGCTAGCTGATCTTTATGATGCTTATGGTTCACGGTTATTGGAACAGAATGTGAGAGTATATTTGCAGAACCTGGGAAAAGTAAATAAGGAAATTCGAAGAACGATCCTGGAATCACCAGAAATGTTTCTGGCATACAATAACGGTATATCAGCTACAGCAACCCAACTGACCGTTATAAACGATGAGTCATCGGAAACCGGTATATTGAAATATATAAAAGGCCTTCAGATTGTCAATGGTGGGCAGACAACTTCTTCTATTTACTACGCCCGGAAAAAGGATCGTGCTGATCTCAGCCAGGTGTATGTACAAATGAAGATCACATTAATAGATGATGACAGCCAAATGGAGAAGGTGGTTGCCCGGATTTCAAAATATGCCAATAGTCAGAATAAAGTAAGTGAAACAGATTTTTCATCCAATCAGGCTTTTCATATCACTTTAGAGGAATTATCCAGAACCACCTGGGCCAGCCCTGTTACTGGCTATCAGCAAACCCGCTGGTATTATGAGCGTGTAAAGGGACAGTATAAAGAAGAGATCAATAAAGCGCATACCTCAAAAGGTAAAACCGATTTTAAAGATAGAAATCCTCCTCATCAGGTAGTCCGGAAAGAAGAGTTTGCGAAATTCAGGAATGCCTGGTATCAGGCACCCTATGTTGTGGCTAGGGGGAGCCAGAAAAACTACCTGCATTTTATTGAAGCAGAAGGGAAAAGAACTCCTACGCGTGAATACTTTAAAGAAACTGCTGCAATTGCGCTTCTGTTTAACGCTGGCGAAAGGCTTTATGGCAGAAAGCCCTTGGCAATGGGAGACCTTCGTTATCTTGCTGTTCCTTATGCGTTGGCCTGGCTGAATTATTACACGGAAGGAAAAATAGATTTACAAGAGATCTGGCATCAGCAGGTAATTCCGGAGGAATTAGAGGCTGTGCTTCAGGATGTTTTGATGAATGTTAACCAATATCTGCAGGATAAAAAGCCGGCTGAGTATGCTCTTGTGAGTGAGTGGGCTAAACGTGAAATTTGCTGGCAGGAGTTGAAACGTTATGCCCCTAAGAATTGGGGGATAGCATTATTGTCCATTCGTCATTTATATCGGAAAGATGATGACAAAACTACTACAGATGAAGGGGCTCTTAATGCGATTTCCGATTTATCGATCGAAGAATGGGAGAAAATTGAACAGATTGGGAAAGAAACAGGCCGGTTAACACTGATACAAACAGGAGCGATCAGTAATATTATCAATAATTTGCGTAGGCAAAAACCGCTTACGGAGCAGATGGTGGAAATGGCAGCGGGAATCCTGCAGATTTATAACGGTGGTATGCGAAGACGCTGA
- a CDS encoding very short patch repair endonuclease — translation MTDVHSKEVRSFNMSHIKGKNTKPEMLIRRFLFKNGFRYRLHVKNLPGKPDLVLAKYKIVIFVHGCFWHGHKECKYFVVPKTRTEWWLNKITRNVSLDEKNKVELVLLNWEVIEIWECELKKNNLEATLSLLLNKLKMNSSYVGKQ, via the coding sequence ATGACAGACGTACATTCAAAAGAAGTCAGAAGCTTCAACATGAGCCATATAAAGGGTAAAAACACTAAGCCCGAAATGCTGATTCGTCGATTTCTTTTTAAAAATGGCTTCCGCTACCGACTTCACGTCAAGAATTTACCAGGTAAGCCCGATTTGGTGCTTGCAAAGTATAAAATCGTCATTTTTGTACATGGTTGTTTTTGGCATGGACACAAAGAATGTAAATACTTTGTGGTGCCTAAAACCAGAACAGAGTGGTGGCTCAATAAAATTACCCGAAATGTCTCTTTAGATGAGAAAAATAAAGTAGAGCTTGTGCTACTTAACTGGGAGGTAATTGAAATATGGGAATGTGAATTAAAAAAAAACAATCTTGAAGCGACCCTCTCCTTATTACTCAATAAACTGAAAATGAATTCTTCATATGTCGGGAAACAGTAA
- a CDS encoding HNH endonuclease, which yields MSGNSKNAWTLKSKGIESAFGGNEGYPDSPQSHYIYDTTVKNHDKVGIGDLIVITGKKQIIGIATIEDIKIENNISKVRFRCPICRNQEISVRKNITPKYKCRKKHEFDEPVTQEIVVTRYSAYYGSSFKPASGLATNILKPYFVKHNLYYSIQKMQLSFFQDYFPGLTTHYAGTEKKQDIIRKKIQLPLLPYEPDNKDERGRKSRIQPTRQGQEKFRAGLFEIYGVACMLTGCTVARTLEASHINPYRGLKDHHLENGFLFRKDFHALFDSNLMGVNPETLTIHLHPTLKTTCYEEFDGQRLTINRDDFGPSKQAMMIRWEIFCSACQDQRLRIPPL from the coding sequence ATGTCGGGAAACAGTAAAAATGCATGGACCCTAAAATCGAAGGGCATTGAAAGCGCATTTGGGGGAAATGAAGGTTATCCTGATAGCCCTCAATCGCACTATATATATGATACAACGGTAAAAAATCACGACAAAGTAGGCATAGGGGATCTTATTGTTATCACAGGTAAGAAACAAATTATAGGAATTGCCACCATAGAAGATATAAAAATTGAGAACAATATATCCAAAGTCCGTTTTCGTTGTCCAATTTGCAGAAATCAGGAAATTTCGGTCAGAAAGAATATTACCCCAAAATACAAATGCAGAAAAAAACATGAATTTGATGAACCTGTAACCCAAGAAATAGTAGTAACCCGATATAGCGCCTACTATGGATCATCTTTTAAGCCGGCTTCAGGGCTTGCAACCAATATACTTAAACCATACTTTGTAAAGCACAATCTTTATTATTCAATACAGAAAATGCAACTATCTTTCTTTCAGGACTACTTTCCAGGGTTAACAACTCATTATGCCGGTACTGAAAAGAAACAAGATATTATAAGAAAAAAGATTCAATTACCCCTTTTGCCATATGAACCAGACAACAAAGATGAACGGGGAAGGAAAAGTCGTATTCAGCCTACCCGTCAAGGACAGGAAAAATTCAGAGCTGGCTTATTTGAAATATATGGCGTTGCCTGCATGCTAACCGGGTGTACCGTGGCCAGGACTCTTGAGGCCAGTCATATTAATCCATATAGGGGACTTAAAGACCACCATTTGGAAAATGGTTTTTTGTTCCGAAAAGATTTCCACGCTTTATTTGACAGCAATCTCATGGGGGTGAATCCGGAGACCCTCACTATTCATTTACACCCAACTTTAAAAACAACCTGTTATGAAGAGTTTGATGGACAAAGGCTGACCATCAACCGCGATGACTTCGGTCCTTCAAAACAGGCCATGATGATACGTTGGGAAATCTTCTGTTCCGCCTGTCAGGATCAGCGTCTTCGCATACCACCGTTATAA
- a CDS encoding Z1 domain-containing protein, with protein MSEDIRKVNNWHEEAMDFAEMAFFANRRNEQKSYWKFIQHALNYEKAAAKFLKDENAVLSRSILYQGAVHFALNLNDFAEAQKLIEEALQGQLVEEIKVQLEKEQLQMKDRVEIKEAVVGGAMPYLVNEDEIKPERVVRALNAGIKGAEVFYGKENLDALLNRLALQATLESKHIVSNPEHQIFENQKPEHEWVKERKGQIVWNFWNAYKKYLDEKGLAATTITKLDHLTDDILNRIGDPLKPGIWDKRGMIVGDVQSGKTSNYIGLINKAADAGFRIIIILSGLYENLRQQTQYRVDEGFSGASSVPGEQSVIGVGKHRSSIPVHPITGVGDNGDLKTSSMKNLPLDTKDYYALVIKKNPTVLRTLLAWLYAQGKEDGNYRIIRNIPLLIIDDEADYASINVDKEFVSKINGYIRSTLGLFEQSAFVGYTATPFANIFISDRNKTEDKDLIIDGKRFRLGKDLFPKDFIINIPPPSNYIGYTKVFNTDRENGADEDVLPMMDIVDDFELYIPKKHLKEDTKPEAIPPSLENAVNCFIIVCAIRIARGQAREHNSMLVHVSWYIDWINHIAGLVNDYLQAKKNILRYNPDGKFTETLMQVWTDEFKGRTEKIAERLGYEDPRMMEHDWEEIAPFLSQAIEKIDVRAVHGPKKGMPYDNVMPLNYNDYQKEGLSVIAVGGNKLSRGLTLEGLSVSYFLRATRFYDTLLQMGRWFGYRQGYADLCRVFTTWELITWYQYIGNATEELKEQFDIMDLAERNPGNFGLKVRSAPGTLMISAAAKIKGATELRLSYSGQLLETYILSKSPEILHKNLDALVKLAQVLGPVSGKVRQSQPYIWENVSYSSIDVFLENYDTGQQNIRTDFIRRYITLQLKNGNLINWTVVLINNSNDDTPFGLQVDSKKIAVGRTERKESIKKKGSQVTVDPSNYIIRQSRIISPPHEYIDMEETDERYIKAWDDTIRNSKSKGGPKFPAGKYIREYRGPQNALLLIYLLDPVGFGGRNDLPATGYAISLPQIENDKMIPYMANDVYLQELNNAPDAEEDPENENEN; from the coding sequence ATGAGCGAAGATATCCGTAAAGTGAACAACTGGCACGAGGAAGCTATGGACTTTGCCGAAATGGCTTTTTTCGCGAATAGGAGAAACGAACAAAAAAGCTATTGGAAATTTATACAGCATGCCTTGAATTATGAAAAGGCGGCGGCAAAGTTCCTGAAAGACGAAAATGCCGTACTTTCCCGTTCTATCCTGTATCAGGGAGCCGTCCATTTTGCATTGAACCTTAATGATTTTGCAGAAGCCCAAAAACTGATTGAGGAAGCACTGCAAGGGCAGCTGGTGGAAGAAATAAAAGTGCAGCTTGAAAAGGAACAATTGCAAATGAAAGATAGGGTGGAAATCAAAGAAGCTGTTGTGGGAGGTGCAATGCCTTATCTAGTAAATGAGGACGAAATAAAACCAGAAAGAGTTGTAAGAGCACTCAATGCCGGCATTAAAGGTGCCGAGGTATTTTATGGTAAGGAGAACCTGGATGCTTTATTGAACAGGTTGGCATTGCAGGCGACCCTGGAAAGTAAACATATTGTTTCTAATCCGGAGCACCAGATATTTGAAAACCAAAAACCTGAGCATGAATGGGTGAAAGAAAGGAAGGGTCAGATTGTCTGGAATTTCTGGAATGCATATAAAAAATACCTTGATGAAAAAGGGCTGGCAGCTACTACGATTACAAAGTTGGATCATCTCACAGATGATATTCTGAATCGTATTGGCGATCCCCTCAAACCTGGAATTTGGGATAAAAGAGGTATGATTGTAGGAGATGTTCAATCCGGCAAAACAAGTAATTATATTGGTTTGATCAACAAGGCTGCGGATGCTGGATTTCGTATTATTATCATTCTTTCCGGTTTGTATGAAAACCTTCGCCAGCAAACACAGTACCGCGTGGATGAAGGTTTTTCCGGTGCCTCCTCTGTTCCAGGCGAACAGAGTGTTATTGGTGTAGGAAAACATAGAAGCAGCATTCCGGTGCATCCTATCACAGGAGTAGGTGACAATGGCGATCTCAAAACATCGTCCATGAAGAATTTGCCCTTAGACACAAAGGACTATTATGCATTAGTCATTAAAAAAAATCCAACTGTTTTAAGAACGCTGCTGGCTTGGTTATATGCACAAGGAAAAGAGGACGGGAATTATAGAATTATCAGAAACATACCCCTGCTCATCATTGATGATGAAGCTGATTATGCTTCGATTAACGTGGATAAGGAGTTTGTTTCTAAAATAAATGGTTACATCCGCTCTACGCTGGGGTTGTTTGAACAAAGTGCCTTTGTAGGCTACACCGCTACGCCGTTTGCCAATATTTTTATTTCAGACCGCAATAAGACGGAAGATAAGGATCTTATTATTGACGGAAAGCGTTTCAGGCTTGGGAAGGATCTGTTTCCCAAAGATTTCATCATCAATATTCCCCCACCGTCCAATTATATCGGTTATACCAAAGTCTTTAATACAGATAGGGAAAATGGAGCTGATGAAGATGTGCTGCCTATGATGGATATTGTAGACGATTTTGAACTGTATATTCCCAAAAAACATCTCAAGGAAGACACTAAACCGGAGGCAATTCCTCCTTCGTTGGAAAATGCGGTCAATTGTTTTATCATAGTTTGCGCCATCAGAATTGCGAGAGGGCAGGCGAGGGAACACAATTCCATGCTGGTTCACGTTTCCTGGTATATCGACTGGATCAATCATATTGCAGGACTTGTCAACGATTATCTTCAAGCAAAAAAGAATATTCTGCGCTACAATCCTGATGGAAAATTTACGGAAACATTAATGCAGGTCTGGACAGACGAATTCAAGGGGCGAACGGAGAAAATCGCTGAGAGGTTGGGGTATGAAGATCCCCGCATGATGGAACACGACTGGGAAGAAATTGCGCCTTTTCTAAGTCAGGCCATTGAGAAGATAGATGTTCGTGCTGTTCATGGCCCCAAAAAAGGAATGCCTTACGACAATGTGATGCCTTTAAACTATAATGATTACCAAAAGGAAGGATTATCCGTCATAGCTGTTGGAGGGAACAAGCTTTCCAGAGGCCTAACCCTTGAAGGATTGTCTGTCAGCTACTTCCTACGCGCTACGAGATTTTACGATACTTTGCTGCAAATGGGCCGCTGGTTTGGCTACAGGCAAGGTTATGCTGATTTATGCAGGGTATTTACCACGTGGGAATTGATTACCTGGTATCAATACATCGGCAATGCTACGGAGGAATTGAAGGAACAGTTTGATATTATGGATTTGGCGGAGCGAAATCCCGGCAACTTTGGTTTGAAGGTAAGATCGGCGCCCGGAACGCTGATGATTTCTGCTGCAGCCAAGATAAAGGGAGCTACAGAACTGCGTCTCAGCTATTCCGGACAACTGCTCGAAACGTATATACTTAGTAAATCTCCTGAAATATTGCATAAAAATTTGGATGCATTGGTTAAACTGGCTCAGGTTCTTGGGCCTGTTTCAGGAAAAGTCCGTCAGAGCCAGCCATATATCTGGGAGAATGTTAGTTATTCATCCATTGATGTATTCCTGGAAAACTATGACACCGGACAACAAAATATCCGGACGGATTTTATTCGCCGGTATATCACGCTACAGTTAAAAAATGGAAACCTGATCAACTGGACAGTAGTGCTGATTAATAATTCCAATGATGATACTCCCTTTGGCCTTCAGGTTGACAGCAAAAAGATTGCGGTAGGAAGGACTGAACGTAAAGAAAGTATTAAGAAAAAAGGGAGCCAGGTTACTGTTGATCCTTCAAACTACATAATTCGCCAATCACGCATCATCAGTCCGCCTCACGAATACATAGATATGGAAGAAACGGATGAACGCTATATAAAGGCATGGGATGATACTATCAGGAATAGTAAGTCAAAGGGTGGGCCAAAATTCCCTGCAGGAAAGTATATTCGGGAGTATCGTGGACCCCAAAATGCATTATTGCTCATTTATCTGCTGGATCCTGTCGGTTTTGGAGGCCGCAATGACCTTCCTGCAACGGGCTATGCGATCAGTCTGCCTCAAATCGAAAATGACAAAATGATCCCATATATGGCAAACGATGTTTACCTGCAGGAATTAAATAACGCGCCGGATGCAGAAGAAGATCCGGAGAATGAAAATGAGAATTAG
- a CDS encoding ATP-binding protein — protein MLSKKEFEHLKKSRAERIPPSPDSLIETFRAIGYNLPTALADIVDNSISAGAGSVRLDFIWAEDKSYITIHDDGHGMIRDHLVEALRPGTHNPLGDRRPEDLGRFGLGLKTASFSQCRILTVITKEKEAGEIHYRSWNLDYVEYCNEWEILEYLSEPQLMKPLERQPSGTTVVWENLDRVVYDQENRLISEAKFYESVREVEQHLAMVFHRFLEGKKLKIWINNNAIIPWDPFLRDEKFTQAFPAESFSGDRIRVAGYVLPHQEKISVETWHNAAGANGWNAHQGFYIYRKDRMLVSGDWLQLFKKEEFTRLARIMIDIDSDLDFAWQLDIRKSRAIPPRMFRDELKRYGAAIRKAASEVYKHRGKQKQRKSGRSHFEFVWTTIEENGRDYFQINRNHPLIRALAEQLKPQQKELEKVLRLLEVTLPIPTIVLNESLNADNPHSPCISVNDSEVNELMQATYQRLLKEGYSKAQAREELYFIDPFSNYTHLLESLKD, from the coding sequence ATGTTATCGAAAAAGGAATTTGAACACCTGAAAAAATCCAGGGCGGAAAGGATTCCCCCTTCTCCGGATTCTCTTATAGAAACGTTCAGGGCAATTGGATATAACCTCCCCACCGCGCTTGCCGATATTGTAGATAACAGTATTTCAGCAGGTGCGGGAAGTGTGCGCCTGGATTTTATCTGGGCAGAGGACAAGTCGTACATTACTATTCATGACGACGGGCATGGGATGATTAGAGATCATTTGGTAGAGGCCCTGCGGCCTGGTACACATAATCCGCTGGGCGACCGTCGTCCGGAAGATCTGGGGCGGTTTGGCCTGGGCCTGAAAACGGCTTCTTTTTCCCAATGCCGGATTCTCACAGTCATTACCAAAGAAAAAGAAGCAGGGGAAATTCATTACAGATCCTGGAATTTGGATTATGTGGAGTATTGTAATGAATGGGAAATTTTGGAATATTTATCGGAACCTCAGCTTATGAAGCCCCTTGAACGACAGCCATCTGGTACCACGGTTGTATGGGAAAACCTTGATAGGGTGGTCTATGATCAGGAAAACAGACTCATCTCGGAAGCAAAGTTCTATGAATCTGTACGGGAGGTTGAGCAGCATCTGGCTATGGTATTTCATCGTTTTTTAGAAGGGAAAAAGCTGAAAATATGGATCAACAACAATGCGATTATCCCCTGGGATCCTTTTCTACGTGATGAGAAATTTACGCAGGCATTCCCTGCTGAGTCTTTTTCCGGAGATCGCATCAGGGTTGCCGGTTATGTATTGCCACATCAGGAAAAAATTAGCGTTGAAACCTGGCATAATGCGGCAGGTGCAAACGGATGGAATGCACATCAGGGCTTTTATATTTACAGGAAGGACCGCATGTTGGTATCCGGGGATTGGCTGCAATTGTTTAAAAAAGAAGAATTTACACGGCTGGCCAGAATTATGATTGATATTGATTCAGACCTAGACTTTGCCTGGCAGCTGGATATCCGGAAATCTCGTGCTATACCACCAAGGATGTTTCGCGATGAATTGAAACGATATGGTGCCGCTATCAGAAAAGCCGCAAGTGAAGTATACAAACACCGGGGAAAGCAAAAACAGCGGAAATCCGGTCGTTCGCATTTTGAATTTGTCTGGACGACCATTGAAGAGAATGGCCGGGATTATTTTCAGATCAACAGAAATCATCCGCTTATACGGGCACTGGCGGAACAACTTAAGCCGCAGCAGAAAGAACTGGAAAAGGTGTTACGCTTACTGGAAGTTACATTACCCATTCCCACAATTGTATTGAACGAAAGTTTAAATGCAGATAATCCCCATAGTCCCTGCATTTCAGTAAATGATAGCGAGGTAAATGAGCTTATGCAGGCAACTTATCAGCGACTGTTGAAAGAAGGCTATTCAAAGGCTCAGGCCAGAGAAGAACTTTATTTTATAGACCCCTTCAGTAATTATACACACTTGCTGGAAAGCCTGAAGGATTAA
- a CDS encoding DUF4231 domain-containing protein yields the protein MSEQLIFLRTSIEERLKGSSGRSLHYKRYAFSIFISTAILAAVSSILLGLKLQDPTQAEVIRITVLVISSIISIATVYSAFFNHRELWIANNDAVNRFYKLRFKMDFREKSEIPLTPGEVEEFAKEYQTIVDDQNQAWERSRRANAVTKG from the coding sequence ATGAGCGAACAATTAATCTTCCTGCGGACATCCATTGAAGAGCGGTTAAAGGGCAGCTCCGGACGCAGCCTGCACTACAAGCGGTATGCATTTTCTATCTTTATCAGTACCGCTATACTTGCGGCGGTAAGTTCCATACTACTGGGGCTGAAATTACAGGACCCGACTCAGGCAGAGGTGATAAGGATCACTGTGCTGGTGATCAGCAGCATTATTAGCATTGCAACCGTTTATAGCGCCTTTTTCAACCACCGTGAATTATGGATCGCCAACAATGATGCTGTTAACAGGTTCTACAAGCTCAGGTTCAAAATGGATTTCAGAGAAAAGTCGGAGATACCGCTAACACCGGGTGAGGTGGAAGAATTCGCAAAAGAGTACCAAACTATTGTGGATGATCAGAATCAGGCCTGGGAAAGGTCACGTAGGGCGAATGCTGTAACTAAGGGGTAA